The Immundisolibacter cernigliae genome has a window encoding:
- the mtnA gene encoding S-methyl-5-thioribose-1-phosphate isomerase has translation MSAVCALRWQGGALELLDQRLLPAQQLWLRCASAAEVADAIRDMVVRGAPAIGIAAAYGAVLAARAAYAGHGTGWRDVIVADLDLIAAARPTAVNLAWAVQRMAGCLAELAGDPEPALLAAARAIHDQDIAANHAMAAYGAALIEPGSRVLTHCNTGALATGGHGTALGVIRTAHAQGRIREVFVDETRPWLQGARLTAWELQQDGIPARLVVDGAAAWLFARLRPAWLIVGADRIAANGDTANKIGTYTAALAARAHGARVMVVAPLSTFDPATPDGSAIEVEERPAQELTCLAGQAIAPAGFAAWNPVFDVTPADLIDAIVCEHGVIERPDAARIADFLAALGP, from the coding sequence ATGAGCGCCGTGTGCGCCCTGCGCTGGCAGGGCGGGGCACTCGAACTGCTGGACCAGCGGCTGCTGCCGGCCCAGCAGCTGTGGCTGCGCTGCGCCAGTGCCGCCGAGGTGGCGGACGCCATCCGCGACATGGTGGTGCGCGGCGCGCCGGCCATCGGCATCGCCGCCGCCTACGGCGCGGTGCTGGCGGCGCGGGCCGCCTATGCCGGCCACGGCACCGGCTGGCGGGATGTCATCGTGGCCGATCTGGACCTTATCGCCGCGGCGCGACCGACGGCGGTGAACCTGGCCTGGGCGGTGCAGCGCATGGCCGGCTGCCTAGCGGAACTGGCCGGTGATCCCGAACCGGCGCTGCTGGCCGCCGCGCGCGCCATCCACGATCAGGACATCGCCGCCAATCACGCCATGGCGGCATACGGCGCGGCGCTGATCGAACCGGGCAGCCGGGTGCTGACGCACTGCAACACCGGCGCGCTGGCCACCGGCGGCCACGGCACGGCGCTGGGCGTGATCCGCACCGCCCACGCGCAGGGCCGCATCCGCGAAGTGTTCGTCGACGAGACCCGGCCGTGGTTGCAGGGCGCGCGCCTGACCGCCTGGGAACTGCAACAGGACGGCATCCCGGCGCGGCTGGTGGTGGACGGCGCGGCGGCCTGGCTGTTCGCCCGCCTGCGCCCGGCGTGGCTGATCGTCGGCGCCGACCGCATCGCCGCCAATGGCGACACCGCCAACAAGATCGGCACCTACACTGCGGCGCTGGCGGCGCGCGCCCACGGCGCACGGGTGATGGTGGTGGCGCCGCTGTCGACCTTCGATCCGGCCACGCCGGACGGATCCGCCATCGAAGTCGAGGAACGCCCGGCGCAGGAGCTGACCTGCCTGGCCGGCCAGGCCATTGCGCCCGCGGGCTTCGCCGCCTGGAATCCGGTGTTCGACGTGACGCCGGCCGATCTGATCGACGCCATCGTCTGCGAGCACGGCGTCATCGAACGACCGGATGCGGCGCGGATCGCGGATTTTCTGGCGGCGCTGGGACCTTGA
- a CDS encoding glycosyltransferase, whose translation MSDIPRPRILLITRNLPPLRGGMERLNLHMAQALAEWSDLTVIGPAGCGQFLPGQCEVIEIPVRPLSGFLLRSLRAVWRRAGQPIDIALAGSGLTVISVKLAAWRAGARSVAYVHGLDLLAPHLLYRAVWLPALRRLDHALTNSANTADIAARTGVARGRITVIHPGVTLPAASHDSTDAFRTQHQLSQRPLLLSVGRLTARKGLAEFIRHALPAIEKQHPDVVLVVIGDEAPDALTGAGTGGRAALQALAAELGLSADLRLLGPCDDETLSQAYFAADVHVFPVRDMPGDVEGFGMVAIEAAAHGLPTVAFAVGGVPDAVNPGRSGYLIQPSDYAGFAQRTCQLLAARRDTPLRASAREFAAGFRWQRFGERLRTTLAETLDPPVADADTARRGHAVLDLRSRNAKARKIEALLGLTPTGRPLRLLEVGTGSGGIAHYFGTHRSLRCEVDAVDVTDSRQIHDGYRFTRVDDVQLPFPDGHFDVVISNHVIEHVGDSIAQRRHLAELRRVLRPAGVGYLAVPNRWQLVEPHYRLAFLSWLPEAWRTPYLRLRQRGSHYDCRPLTVPQVEALLRGAGFGFAQQHGRALRLTFELERPRALAYRAVFKWLPESIYVKLRRVFPTLIFTMTPAASGPGEDPLQ comes from the coding sequence TTGAGTGACATCCCCCGCCCGCGCATCCTGCTGATAACCCGCAACCTGCCGCCGCTGCGCGGTGGCATGGAACGGCTGAACCTGCACATGGCCCAGGCGCTGGCCGAATGGAGCGATCTGACCGTCATTGGCCCGGCAGGCTGCGGCCAATTCCTGCCGGGCCAGTGCGAAGTGATCGAAATTCCGGTCCGCCCCCTGTCCGGCTTCCTGCTGCGCTCGCTGCGGGCTGTCTGGCGCCGAGCTGGCCAGCCGATAGACATCGCACTCGCCGGCAGTGGCCTGACCGTCATCAGCGTAAAACTGGCCGCCTGGCGCGCTGGCGCCAGATCGGTGGCCTATGTGCACGGGCTCGACCTGCTTGCCCCGCACTTGCTGTACCGCGCTGTCTGGCTGCCGGCCTTGCGGCGGCTCGACCACGCCCTGACCAACAGTGCCAACACGGCCGATATCGCCGCGCGCACAGGTGTCGCCCGCGGCAGGATCACCGTGATCCACCCGGGTGTCACCCTGCCCGCCGCCAGCCACGACTCCACCGATGCTTTTCGCACGCAGCACCAGCTCAGTCAGCGCCCCCTCCTGCTGTCGGTCGGGCGCCTGACCGCGCGCAAGGGCTTGGCTGAGTTCATCCGCCATGCCCTGCCGGCCATCGAGAAGCAACACCCGGATGTAGTCCTGGTGGTCATCGGCGACGAAGCGCCCGACGCGCTCACCGGCGCCGGCACCGGCGGCCGCGCGGCGCTGCAGGCACTGGCCGCCGAGCTGGGCCTGAGTGCAGACCTGCGGCTGCTTGGCCCTTGCGATGACGAGACCTTGAGCCAGGCTTACTTCGCGGCCGACGTGCACGTGTTCCCGGTACGCGACATGCCCGGTGACGTCGAAGGTTTCGGTATGGTCGCCATCGAGGCCGCCGCCCATGGCCTGCCGACCGTGGCCTTTGCCGTTGGCGGTGTGCCGGACGCCGTCAACCCCGGACGCAGCGGCTATCTAATTCAACCGAGCGATTACGCCGGTTTTGCGCAGCGCACCTGCCAATTGCTGGCCGCCCGCCGCGATACGCCGCTGCGCGCCAGCGCCCGTGAATTCGCGGCAGGCTTCCGCTGGCAGCGCTTCGGCGAACGGCTGCGCACCACGCTTGCCGAAACCCTCGATCCGCCAGTCGCTGACGCTGACACTGCGCGCCGTGGCCACGCCGTACTCGACCTGCGAAGCCGCAACGCCAAGGCGCGCAAGATCGAAGCCCTGCTTGGCCTGACGCCGACCGGCCGGCCGCTGCGCCTGCTGGAAGTCGGCACCGGCTCTGGCGGAATCGCGCACTATTTCGGCACGCACCGCAGCCTGCGCTGTGAGGTCGACGCGGTGGATGTCACCGACAGCCGACAGATTCACGACGGCTACCGATTCACTCGGGTTGACGACGTTCAGTTGCCGTTTCCCGATGGCCACTTCGACGTGGTGATCAGCAATCACGTCATCGAACATGTTGGCGATTCGATCGCGCAGCGCCGGCACCTGGCCGAATTGCGCCGCGTACTTCGCCCCGCCGGCGTCGGTTACCTGGCCGTGCCCAACCGCTGGCAGTTGGTGGAGCCGCACTACCGCCTGGCCTTCCTGAGCTGGCTGCCGGAAGCCTGGCGCACGCCCTACCTGCGCCTGCGCCAGCGCGGCAGCCACTACGACTGCCGCCCGCTGACCGTCCCGCAGGTCGAAGCCCTGCTGCGCGGGGCCGGCTTCGGCTTTGCCCAACAACACGGCCGGGCGCTGCGCCTGACCTTCGAGCTGGAACGCCCGCGCGCGCTGGCGTACCGCGCAGTGTTCAAGTGGCTGCCGGAGAGCATCTACGTCAAGCTGCGGCGAGTATTTCCCACGCTGATCTTCACGATGACGCCGGCCGCTTCGGGTCCGGGTGAGGACCCCTTGCAGTAG